A single region of the Erythrobacter sp. HL-111 genome encodes:
- a CDS encoding ABC transporter ATP-binding protein yields the protein MKPPSPAPAPSPSVEPREAAISARGITRDFETGQTTIRVLHGIDTDIRSGEMTYVVGESGSGKTTLISIMCGILFPTEGEVKVFGTDIYALSDTELVSFRLANIGFIFQQYNLIPSIDVAANAAVPLIAGGMAVAEARERAKVLLDKLAIADQADKLPSQLSGGQQQRVAIARALVHEPRLVVCDEPTAALDARSGRRVMDLLREVAVAPDRACIIVTHDNRIFDLADRILVLEDGRVIHDGAEMPEDN from the coding sequence GTGAAGCCGCCCTCCCCCGCACCCGCACCCTCGCCCTCCGTCGAACCGCGCGAAGCGGCGATCAGCGCGCGCGGCATCACGCGCGATTTCGAGACCGGACAGACCACCATCCGCGTGCTCCACGGGATCGACACCGACATCCGCTCGGGCGAGATGACCTATGTCGTGGGCGAAAGCGGGTCGGGCAAGACGACGCTCATTTCGATCATGTGCGGCATCCTCTTCCCCACCGAGGGCGAGGTGAAGGTGTTCGGGACCGACATCTACGCCCTGTCCGATACCGAACTGGTCAGTTTCCGCCTCGCCAACATCGGCTTCATCTTCCAGCAGTACAACCTCATTCCCTCGATCGACGTCGCCGCCAACGCGGCCGTCCCGCTGATCGCGGGCGGCATGGCCGTGGCCGAGGCGCGCGAACGGGCCAAGGTCCTGCTCGACAAGCTCGCCATCGCCGACCAGGCCGACAAGCTGCCGAGCCAGCTTTCGGGCGGCCAGCAACAGCGCGTCGCGATCGCCCGTGCGCTGGTCCACGAACCGCGCCTCGTCGTCTGCGACGAGCCTACCGCCGCGCTCGACGCGCGTTCGGGCCGACGGGTGATGGACCTCCTGCGCGAAGTCGCCGTCGCCCCGGACCGCGCCTGCATCATAGTCACCCACGACAACCGCATCTTCGACCTCGCCGACCGCATCCTCGTGCTCGAGGACGGGCGCGTCATCCACGATGGCGCCGAGATGCCCGAGGACAATTGA
- a CDS encoding ABC transporter permease yields MLWIAIRMLTGDAQKFYGLLFGIAFSTLLITQQLTIFSNLIERGASGVFNAPEAEIWVMDPVSRTTEVHYAMPSTALDEVRSVEGVEWAVPHLRAPASVRTREGDLEGVQMIGVDDATLIGLPARLKEGDKRILYQPDSVLIDDFGVFNLFGPGESAIGARLELNDQRAVIRGVTDAIPTFTSQVTLYTTYSRALNYVPGTRNRLTFVLAGASEGETPQAVAARIERQTGLKALTRPQFAQNGIDFIVENTGIPLNFGITVALGFIVGVAIVGLTFSLFIRDNIKQFGALKAIGVTNGKIVRMVAAQAAMVGSIGYALGVVGTVLFIWSFSGNPTFKGFYIPWQVPLVSLVAVVLILALTGWIGLRSVLRTEPAAVFR; encoded by the coding sequence ATGCTCTGGATCGCCATCCGAATGCTCACCGGCGACGCGCAGAAATTCTACGGCCTGCTGTTCGGCATCGCCTTTTCCACCTTGCTCATCACCCAGCAGCTGACGATCTTCTCCAACCTCATCGAACGCGGGGCGAGCGGGGTCTTCAACGCGCCCGAGGCGGAGATCTGGGTGATGGACCCGGTCAGCCGCACGACCGAGGTTCATTACGCCATGCCCTCGACCGCGCTCGACGAGGTGCGTTCGGTCGAGGGGGTCGAATGGGCCGTGCCGCACCTGCGCGCCCCGGCCTCGGTCCGCACGCGCGAGGGCGATCTGGAAGGGGTGCAGATGATCGGGGTCGACGATGCGACCCTGATCGGCCTGCCGGCGCGGCTGAAGGAAGGGGACAAGCGCATCCTCTACCAGCCCGACAGCGTGCTGATCGACGATTTCGGCGTGTTCAACCTGTTCGGCCCGGGCGAATCGGCGATCGGCGCGCGGCTCGAACTCAACGACCAGCGCGCCGTGATCCGGGGCGTGACCGACGCGATCCCGACCTTCACCAGCCAGGTCACCCTCTACACCACCTACAGCCGGGCGCTGAATTACGTGCCGGGCACGCGCAACCGCCTGACCTTCGTCCTCGCCGGGGCGAGCGAGGGCGAGACGCCGCAGGCGGTCGCCGCGCGGATCGAGCGACAGACCGGCCTGAAGGCGCTGACCCGGCCGCAATTCGCGCAGAACGGGATCGACTTCATCGTCGAGAACACCGGCATCCCGCTCAATTTCGGGATCACCGTGGCGCTCGGCTTCATCGTCGGGGTGGCGATCGTGGGCCTGACCTTCAGCCTCTTCATCCGCGACAACATCAAGCAGTTCGGCGCATTGAAGGCGATCGGCGTCACCAACGGCAAGATCGTGCGGATGGTCGCCGCGCAGGCGGCGATGGTCGGCTCGATCGGCTATGCCCTCGGCGTGGTCGGCACCGTCCTGTTCATCTGGAGCTTTTCCGGCAATCCCACGTTCAAGGGCTTCTATATCCCCTGGCAGGTCCCGCTCGTCAGCCTGGTCGCGGTCGTGCTGATCCTCGCGCTGACGGGCTGGATCGGCCTGCGCTCCGTCCTCAGGACCGAACCGGCGGCGGTGTTCCGGTGA
- a CDS encoding TetR/AcrR family transcriptional regulator produces the protein MSTVRASAAPRRPGRPSDRAKRAAILEAATRSFFRNGFAATSIEQVAAEAGVSKVTVYNHFGDKRALFTAAVHSECDNMREHLPIRDAGGEVGTIRERLVAIGEAIVAFLSRPEMIQFERRIAAETETDPEIGRAFLLAGPRRMRDAFSAYLEHAAAAGELRIEDPAIAAEQFVSMCKGMGDLERRFGAALPGGQDRHRIERAVDVFLSAYGPQ, from the coding sequence TTGTCAACCGTCCGCGCCTCGGCCGCTCCGCGAAGGCCCGGCCGCCCTTCGGACCGGGCGAAGCGCGCGGCCATCCTCGAGGCGGCGACGCGGAGCTTCTTCCGCAACGGGTTCGCCGCGACCTCGATCGAGCAGGTCGCCGCCGAGGCGGGGGTGTCCAAGGTCACCGTCTACAACCATTTCGGCGACAAGCGAGCCCTGTTCACCGCGGCGGTGCACAGCGAATGCGACAACATGCGCGAGCATCTGCCGATCCGCGATGCGGGCGGCGAGGTCGGGACGATCCGCGAACGGCTGGTCGCGATCGGCGAGGCGATCGTCGCCTTCCTTTCCCGCCCCGAGATGATCCAGTTCGAACGCCGCATCGCCGCCGAGACCGAGACCGACCCCGAGATCGGGCGCGCCTTCTTGCTGGCGGGGCCGCGGCGGATGAGGGACGCTTTTTCCGCCTATCTCGAACACGCCGCTGCGGCGGGCGAGCTCCGGATCGAGGATCCGGCGATCGCGGCGGAACAGTTCGTCTCGATGTGCAAGGGCATGGGCGACCTCGAACGGCGTTTCGGCGCGGCCCTGCCGGGCGGGCAGGACCGCCACCGGATCGAGCGCGCGGTCGATGTCTTCCTGTCCGCCTACGGGCCGCAATGA
- a CDS encoding efflux RND transporter periplasmic adaptor subunit, whose translation MALLPADVSFSRQVLPVIALIGILLAAVYIAAILPDRATSEPAEQPPKPSGALAGAARVAGTGLVEPASEIIDIGSALSGLVTRVQVEPGDRVAEGDVLFAVDPRAARAQLGEAEAAIREGRAAIAEATAARATAREQLALYDEIADPAAVSRSEVIRVKGEEVAAASRLELARARLAAAEARAASVRTELDRLTVRAPIAGEILAVNIRPGEFVATQGGGSSAPFIQMGRTDPLHVRVDVDENEAARVRLGAPALVSPRGAADIQVRANFIRAEPQVVPKRQLTNSAAERVDVRVLQLIYALPSDAGERGPFRVGQQVDAFIPATGEHKAGGRE comes from the coding sequence ATGGCCCTTCTCCCCGCTGACGTCAGCTTCTCGCGCCAGGTGCTGCCGGTGATCGCGCTCATCGGCATCCTCCTGGCCGCGGTCTACATCGCCGCGATCCTCCCCGACCGCGCCACCAGCGAGCCCGCCGAACAGCCGCCCAAGCCGTCCGGCGCGCTGGCCGGTGCGGCGCGCGTCGCGGGCACCGGGCTGGTCGAACCGGCAAGCGAGATCATCGACATCGGCTCGGCGCTGTCGGGCCTCGTCACCCGGGTGCAGGTCGAACCGGGCGACCGCGTTGCGGAAGGCGACGTGCTTTTCGCGGTCGATCCGCGCGCCGCGCGCGCCCAGCTGGGCGAGGCCGAAGCCGCGATCCGCGAGGGGCGCGCCGCGATCGCCGAGGCCACGGCGGCAAGGGCGACCGCGCGCGAGCAGCTCGCGCTCTACGACGAGATCGCGGACCCGGCCGCCGTCAGCCGCTCCGAGGTGATCCGCGTCAAGGGGGAGGAAGTCGCCGCCGCGAGCCGGCTCGAGCTCGCCCGCGCCCGGCTCGCCGCGGCCGAGGCGCGCGCGGCGAGCGTGCGCACCGAACTCGACCGCCTGACCGTGCGCGCGCCGATCGCGGGCGAGATACTCGCGGTCAATATCCGGCCGGGCGAATTCGTCGCCACGCAGGGCGGCGGGTCCAGTGCGCCCTTCATCCAGATGGGCCGGACCGATCCGCTCCACGTCCGGGTCGACGTGGACGAGAACGAGGCCGCCCGGGTCAGGCTCGGCGCGCCCGCGCTGGTCTCGCCGCGGGGCGCCGCGGATATCCAGGTCCGGGCGAACTTCATCCGCGCCGAACCGCAGGTCGTGCCCAAGCGCCAGCTGACCAACAGCGCGGCCGAGCGGGTCGACGTGCGCGTGCTCCAGCTGATCTACGCCCTGCCCTCCGACGCGGGCGAACGCGGACCCTTCCGGGTCGGCCAGCAGGTCGATGCCTTCATCCCGGCGACCGGCGAACACAAGGCGGGCGGGCGCGAATGA
- a CDS encoding nucleotide sugar dehydrogenase, with protein MKVAIFGLGYVGSTAAGCIASQGHTVIGVDVSAAKVETLNAGRAPVYEPGLEELIAAAHADGRISAVATLTDELDDCDLAVVCVGTPSGVDGAHNMSYIAQVTRSIATALKPDRTKPLTLAYRSTMRPGSCENIIWPILESHLGDAAASAVELVYNPEFLREASAIEDYFHPPKIVIGTLGGKPSATMAKLHEGIEAPVFEVGLREAEITKFVDNSWHAVKVAFANEIGRVCQNLGISAKTVHEIFVSDTKLNISPHYTRPGGAFGGSCLPKDVRALQYIAADTGSATHLVDSLLRSNEAHKHHQFVKATEGLAPGAKVLLVGLAFKAETDDLRESPAVDMARKLLEAGYDLDVYDPHIAPENLVGQNLGYAYSLLPQIDDLLVAKEEAERRDYAVIVATNRLVGDLALGAGTRIVDISVIA; from the coding sequence TTGAAAGTAGCAATCTTCGGGCTCGGCTATGTCGGCTCCACCGCCGCGGGTTGCATTGCCAGCCAGGGCCACACGGTCATCGGGGTCGATGTCAGCGCGGCCAAGGTCGAGACGCTCAATGCGGGCCGCGCACCGGTCTACGAGCCGGGCCTTGAAGAGCTGATCGCCGCGGCCCATGCCGACGGGCGCATCTCGGCGGTTGCCACGCTCACCGACGAACTCGACGATTGCGACCTCGCCGTGGTCTGCGTCGGCACGCCCTCGGGCGTCGATGGCGCCCACAACATGAGCTACATCGCGCAGGTCACGCGTTCGATCGCGACCGCGCTGAAACCGGACCGCACGAAGCCCCTGACGCTCGCCTATCGATCGACCATGCGGCCCGGTTCGTGCGAGAACATCATCTGGCCGATCCTCGAAAGCCACCTCGGCGATGCGGCGGCGAGCGCGGTCGAGCTCGTCTACAATCCCGAATTCCTGCGCGAGGCGAGCGCGATCGAGGATTATTTCCACCCGCCCAAGATCGTCATCGGCACGCTCGGCGGGAAACCCTCGGCCACCATGGCGAAGCTGCACGAGGGAATCGAGGCCCCGGTGTTCGAGGTCGGCCTGCGCGAGGCCGAGATCACCAAGTTCGTCGACAATTCCTGGCACGCGGTGAAGGTCGCCTTCGCCAACGAGATCGGCCGGGTGTGCCAGAATCTCGGCATCTCGGCAAAGACGGTGCACGAGATCTTCGTCAGCGACACCAAGCTCAACATCTCGCCCCATTACACCCGCCCGGGCGGCGCGTTCGGCGGGTCGTGCCTGCCCAAGGATGTGCGCGCGCTGCAATACATCGCCGCCGACACCGGATCGGCGACCCATCTGGTCGATTCCCTCCTGCGCTCGAACGAGGCGCACAAGCACCACCAGTTCGTGAAGGCGACCGAGGGGCTCGCGCCGGGGGCGAAGGTGCTGCTGGTCGGCCTCGCCTTCAAGGCCGAGACCGACGATCTCAGGGAAAGCCCGGCGGTCGACATGGCGAGAAAGCTGCTCGAGGCGGGCTATGACCTCGACGTCTACGATCCCCACATCGCACCCGAAAACCTCGTCGGGCAGAACCTCGGCTATGCCTATTCGCTGCTGCCGCAGATCGACGACCTGCTGGTGGCGAAGGAAGAGGCGGAGCGGCGCGACTATGCGGTGATCGTGGCGACCAACCGGCTGGTCGGGGACCTAGCGCTCGGCGCGGGCACCAGGATCGTCGACATCAGCGTGATCGCGTGA
- the ftsH gene encoding ATP-dependent zinc metalloprotease FtsH — translation MADQNDPNQQPPDGPNPWVKQLMIWGGIFLALLLLVSLFGNAGQPSGTQIRYSDFREAVIEGEVREVQLGEDMITGTLQNNETFQTVPVPNDAEITRLLEENGVEFSGKPREGQNVLLFLLIQSLPFILILGIAFFALRQMQKGGGGGAMGFGKSKAKMLTERQGRVTFEDVAGIDEAREELQEIVEFLKDPQRFSKLGGQIPKGALLVGSPGTGKTLLARAIAGEAGVPFFTISGSDFVEMFVGVGASRVRDMFEQAKKNAPCIVFIDEIDAVGRSRGHGLGNSNDEREQTLNQLLVEMDGFEANEGIIIIAATNRPDVLDPALLRPGRFDRQVVVPIPDIDGREKILGVHMKKVPLAPDVNPRTIARGTPGFSGADLANLVNEAALLAARRNKRLVAMQEFEDAKDKVMMGAERRSMVMTDDEKKMTAYHEAGHAIVSVHEEASDPIHKATIIPRGRALGMVMRLPERDSYSYHRDKMHANLSVAMGGRVAEEIIFGHDKVSSGASSDIQYATDLARNMVTKWGMSEKLGPLQYESSQEGYLGMGQTQRTMAGAETNKLIDAEIKALVEGAHKRATEILTKHEDELHLLAQAMLEYETLTGEEIKTLLETGKIDRPNEPKSPTFVRPPRGSAIPKAGKRFGGKGAEDTGGPEPQGA, via the coding sequence ATGGCCGACCAGAACGATCCCAACCAGCAGCCGCCCGACGGTCCGAACCCCTGGGTCAAGCAATTGATGATCTGGGGCGGGATCTTCCTTGCCCTGCTGCTGCTCGTGTCGCTGTTCGGCAATGCCGGTCAGCCTTCGGGCACGCAGATCCGCTATTCCGATTTCCGCGAGGCGGTGATCGAGGGCGAGGTGCGCGAGGTCCAGCTTGGCGAGGACATGATCACCGGCACGCTGCAGAACAACGAGACGTTCCAGACCGTGCCCGTGCCCAATGATGCGGAAATCACCCGCCTGCTGGAAGAGAACGGCGTCGAGTTCTCCGGCAAGCCGCGCGAGGGGCAGAACGTGCTGCTGTTCCTGCTGATCCAGTCGCTGCCTTTCATCCTGATCCTCGGCATCGCCTTCTTCGCCCTGCGCCAGATGCAGAAGGGCGGCGGCGGCGGCGCGATGGGTTTCGGCAAGTCCAAGGCCAAGATGCTGACCGAACGCCAGGGCCGCGTCACCTTCGAGGATGTCGCAGGTATCGACGAGGCGCGTGAGGAACTGCAGGAGATCGTCGAGTTCCTGAAGGACCCGCAGCGCTTCTCCAAGCTCGGCGGCCAGATTCCCAAGGGCGCACTGCTGGTCGGTTCGCCCGGTACGGGTAAGACGCTTCTGGCGCGCGCGATCGCGGGCGAGGCGGGCGTGCCCTTCTTCACCATTTCGGGCTCGGACTTCGTCGAGATGTTCGTCGGCGTGGGCGCGAGCCGCGTGCGCGACATGTTCGAACAGGCCAAGAAGAACGCGCCCTGCATCGTCTTCATCGATGAGATCGACGCGGTCGGCCGTTCGCGCGGGCACGGGCTCGGCAATTCCAACGACGAGCGCGAGCAGACGCTCAACCAGCTGCTTGTCGAGATGGACGGCTTCGAGGCGAATGAAGGCATCATCATCATCGCCGCAACCAACCGGCCCGACGTGCTCGACCCCGCGCTGCTGCGCCCGGGCCGTTTCGACCGGCAGGTCGTGGTGCCGATCCCCGACATCGACGGGCGTGAGAAGATCCTCGGCGTGCACATGAAGAAGGTGCCGCTGGCCCCGGACGTGAACCCGCGCACGATCGCGCGCGGCACGCCCGGTTTCTCGGGCGCGGACCTCGCCAACCTCGTCAACGAGGCCGCCCTGCTCGCCGCGCGCCGCAACAAGCGGCTGGTCGCGATGCAGGAATTCGAGGACGCCAAGGACAAGGTCATGATGGGCGCGGAACGCCGCTCCATGGTGATGACCGACGACGAGAAGAAGATGACCGCCTATCACGAGGCGGGCCATGCGATCGTGTCGGTCCACGAGGAAGCGTCCGATCCGATCCACAAGGCGACGATCATCCCCCGCGGCCGTGCGCTGGGCATGGTGATGCGCCTGCCGGAGCGGGACTCCTATTCCTACCACCGCGACAAGATGCACGCGAACCTCTCGGTCGCGATGGGCGGGCGCGTGGCGGAGGAAATCATCTTCGGTCACGACAAGGTCAGCTCGGGCGCGTCGTCGGACATCCAGTACGCGACCGACCTTGCGCGCAACATGGTGACCAAGTGGGGGATGAGCGAGAAGCTCGGCCCGCTCCAGTACGAGAGCAGCCAGGAAGGCTATCTCGGCATGGGCCAGACCCAGCGGACCATGGCGGGTGCCGAGACGAACAAGCTGATCGACGCCGAGATCAAGGCGCTGGTCGAGGGCGCGCACAAGCGGGCGACCGAGATCCTGACCAAGCACGAGGACGAGCTCCATCTGCTTGCCCAGGCCATGCTCGAATACGAGACGCTGACGGGCGAGGAGATCAAGACGCTGCTCGAAACGGGCAAGATCGACCGCCCGAACGAGCCGAAGAGCCCGACTTTCGTCCGCCCGCCGCGCGGTTCGGCGATCCCCAAGGCGGGCAAGCGCTTCGGCGGCAAGGGCGCCGAGGACACCGGCGGGCCGGAACCGCAGGGCGCCTGA
- a CDS encoding MaoC family dehydratase: MAGRYFDEWQVGDRIEHPIRRTVTETDNLLFSTMTHNPQPLHLDAEAAKASGFGQILVNSTFTFSLLVGLSVGETTLGTLVANLGFTDVVTPRPVFIGDTLHAVTEVKELRESKSRPEAGIVTFVHEMMNQRGEVVCRCERTALLQRAPSGD, from the coding sequence ATGGCGGGCCGGTATTTCGACGAATGGCAGGTCGGCGACCGGATCGAGCACCCGATCCGCCGCACCGTGACCGAGACCGACAACCTCCTGTTCTCGACCATGACCCACAACCCGCAGCCGCTCCACCTCGATGCGGAGGCGGCGAAGGCGAGCGGGTTCGGGCAGATCCTCGTCAATTCGACCTTCACCTTCAGCCTGCTGGTCGGCCTGTCGGTGGGCGAGACGACACTGGGCACGCTCGTCGCCAATCTCGGCTTCACCGATGTCGTGACGCCCAGGCCGGTCTTCATCGGCGACACGCTCCACGCGGTGACCGAGGTGAAGGAATTGCGCGAAAGCAAGTCGCGGCCCGAGGCGGGGATCGTCACCTTCGTTCACGAAATGATGAACCAGCGCGGCGAGGTCGTGTGCCGCTGCGAGCGCACGGCGTTGCTCCAGCGGGCGCCTTCGGGGGACTGA
- a CDS encoding CaiB/BaiF CoA-transferase family protein — protein sequence MENAAGPLSGLKVIEFSGIGPGPHVAMLLADLGAEVVRIERPGSAVSNPVVERARHRVAIDLKSEEGKAFCRDAAARADVLIEGFRPGVMERLGLGPDELLSANERLVYARMTGWGQDGPLAHAAGHDINYIALTGALSAVGKAGEPPVPPQNLVGDFGGGSMYCAFGIVAALYERERSGMGQVVDAAIVDGATSLMSFFFGVRGRPFVTTERGRGMLGGAAHFYRCFTCADGKEISLGSIEPQFYAEMLAKTGAPAELAEGQMDVSKWEENAEGLAALFATRTRDEWCEILEGSDACFAPVLDLEEARDHPHMKARGAFVEHDGEWHTAPAPRFSRTPGAVRSSAGDGAEVVARWTAEG from the coding sequence ATGGAGAACGCCGCGGGGCCGCTTTCCGGCCTGAAGGTCATCGAGTTCAGCGGGATCGGTCCGGGTCCGCACGTCGCCATGCTGCTGGCCGATCTCGGCGCCGAGGTGGTGCGGATCGAACGCCCGGGGAGCGCGGTGTCGAACCCGGTGGTGGAGCGCGCCCGGCACCGCGTGGCGATCGATCTCAAGAGCGAGGAGGGCAAGGCCTTCTGCCGCGATGCCGCCGCGCGGGCCGACGTGCTGATCGAGGGTTTCCGCCCCGGCGTGATGGAACGCCTCGGCCTCGGTCCGGATGAGCTCCTCTCCGCGAACGAACGGCTTGTCTATGCCCGCATGACCGGGTGGGGACAGGACGGACCGCTTGCCCACGCGGCGGGGCACGACATCAATTACATCGCCCTGACCGGCGCGCTCTCGGCGGTCGGCAAGGCGGGCGAGCCGCCGGTCCCGCCGCAGAACCTCGTCGGCGATTTCGGCGGGGGCTCGATGTACTGCGCCTTCGGGATCGTGGCCGCGCTCTACGAACGCGAAAGATCGGGCATGGGGCAGGTGGTCGATGCCGCGATCGTCGACGGGGCGACCAGCCTGATGAGCTTCTTCTTCGGGGTGCGCGGGCGGCCTTTCGTCACCACCGAACGCGGCCGGGGGATGCTCGGCGGGGCGGCGCATTTCTACCGCTGCTTCACCTGCGCCGACGGCAAGGAGATCTCGCTCGGTTCGATCGAACCGCAGTTCTACGCCGAGATGCTGGCGAAGACGGGCGCCCCGGCGGAACTGGCCGAGGGGCAGATGGACGTGTCGAAGTGGGAGGAGAACGCGGAAGGACTCGCGGCGCTCTTCGCCACCAGGACCCGCGACGAATGGTGCGAAATCCTCGAAGGATCGGACGCCTGCTTCGCCCCTGTCCTCGACCTCGAGGAGGCGCGCGACCATCCCCACATGAAGGCGCGCGGGGCCTTCGTCGAACATGACGGCGAATGGCACACCGCCCCCGCGCCGCGCTTCAGCCGCACCCCGGGAGCGGTCCGTTCGAGCGCCGGCGACGGGGCGGAGGTGGTCGCACGCTGGACCGCGGAAGGATAG
- a CDS encoding efflux transporter outer membrane subunit, translating to MTPRFALRRRARMALAAMLPLSLGACGLKPAPEVATPPPELPGAFFHAPEAGPGASVAALLPREDPAFRALADKAVAGAPSLAEALARVDAARGRAERAGAERLPDVTADASLREQRINPAQFGDAGASGLIPRNLTQYGANVAASWDPDIFGQLRAQERAAIARIDAASAQAAAVRNALLAEIAASVIDWRTLDARAAALEADEAAAKRLAALAATREEAGLAPGFDRVRAEAQASASASRLVGLESERVRIVGRLVTLTGLAAGEVRALLAAAATPPVAEPPAAAALPSLLLANRPDVLAAAAELAATDADLAAASRARFPRLTLSGVIGLLAFDPEDLFDTDSIVGNLTAGVAGPLLDFGRIEAGIDTAAAGKRAAFAAYRGAVFEALGDAEAAYGLIAASDAEARQAIRERDALQRAARIADARYRAGLADFLTVLEARRAADASGERAAAALGRARRARIGLWQALGGDPPAPRAEASQNGRTAAAP from the coding sequence ATGACGCCGCGCTTCGCCCTGCGCCGCCGCGCGAGGATGGCGCTCGCGGCCATGCTGCCGCTGTCGCTCGGTGCCTGCGGGCTGAAACCCGCGCCCGAGGTCGCGACCCCGCCGCCCGAGCTTCCCGGCGCCTTCTTCCACGCCCCCGAAGCCGGGCCGGGCGCATCGGTCGCCGCCCTGCTGCCGCGCGAGGACCCGGCCTTCCGCGCACTGGCCGACAAGGCCGTGGCAGGCGCGCCGTCGCTGGCCGAGGCGCTCGCGCGGGTCGATGCCGCGCGCGGCCGGGCGGAGCGCGCCGGGGCGGAACGCCTGCCCGACGTCACCGCCGATGCGAGCCTGCGCGAACAGCGCATCAACCCCGCGCAGTTCGGCGACGCGGGGGCGAGCGGACTGATCCCGCGCAACCTCACCCAGTACGGCGCCAACGTCGCGGCGAGCTGGGACCCCGACATCTTCGGCCAGCTGCGCGCGCAGGAACGCGCCGCGATCGCCCGGATCGACGCGGCGAGCGCGCAGGCCGCGGCGGTCCGCAACGCGCTGCTGGCCGAGATCGCGGCGAGCGTGATCGACTGGCGCACGCTCGATGCCCGCGCCGCCGCGCTCGAGGCGGACGAAGCGGCGGCCAAACGCCTCGCCGCTCTGGCCGCGACCCGGGAGGAGGCGGGCCTGGCGCCCGGGTTCGACCGGGTCCGCGCCGAGGCCCAGGCGAGCGCCTCGGCCTCGCGCCTCGTCGGGCTCGAAAGCGAGCGGGTGCGGATCGTCGGGCGGCTGGTGACGCTCACCGGGCTCGCCGCGGGGGAGGTGCGCGCCCTGCTCGCCGCCGCCGCCACGCCGCCTGTCGCCGAGCCGCCCGCCGCGGCCGCGCTGCCCTCGCTGCTGCTCGCAAACCGGCCCGACGTGCTCGCCGCCGCGGCCGAGCTCGCCGCGACCGACGCCGATCTCGCGGCCGCCTCGCGCGCGCGCTTCCCGCGGCTGACGCTGTCGGGGGTGATCGGCCTGCTCGCCTTCGACCCGGAGGACCTGTTCGACACCGATTCCATCGTCGGCAACCTCACCGCGGGGGTTGCCGGGCCGCTGCTCGATTTCGGGCGGATCGAGGCCGGGATCGACACCGCCGCCGCCGGCAAACGCGCCGCCTTCGCCGCCTATCGCGGCGCGGTGTTCGAGGCGCTGGGCGATGCCGAGGCCGCCTATGGCCTGATCGCGGCGAGCGATGCCGAGGCGCGGCAGGCGATCCGCGAACGCGACGCCCTGCAACGCGCCGCGAGGATCGCCGATGCGCGTTACCGCGCGGGGCTCGCCGATTTCCTCACCGTGCTCGAGGCGCGCCGCGCCGCCGATGCCAGCGGCGAACGCGCGGCGGCCGCGCTCGGGCGGGCGCGGCGGGCACGGATCGGGCTGTGGCAGGCGCTGGGCGGCGATCCGCCCGCGCCCCGGGCAGAGGCATCGCAAAACGGACGCACCGCCGCCGCGCCGTAG